One window from the genome of Pseudonocardia hierapolitana encodes:
- a CDS encoding FAD-binding oxidoreductase: MAATRNLDGLRSTLTGAVITPGDPGYDTARALWNGSFDRRPAVVVCCRSSADVAAAIGFAEANGLEISVRGGAHSFSGASAGDEGLTIHLGAMSSVRVDPDDRRARVRGGATWGDVDAATQEHGLAVTGGVLSDTGVGGLTLGGGMGWLANRHGLSIDNLESAEVVLADGSVVRVSESDEPDLFWALRGGGGNLGVVTEFEFRLHPVGPEVQFGLLFWEIERGVDGLRACREAAQSLPSDFGILIGGALSAPEAPFVPEEHHGKIGHALLVAGYGSAEEHADAIAAVREMCPPLFEFLTPIPYAAMQQLFDAELRPGIRMYDKGLYLAELTDDAITVMTEKATGKSDPLSFMPMFALHGAVAEVGDDATAYGGLRTPNFVVDVSGASYDPDRFIADREWARSTWDALRPLAGNAGSYVNFISELDDDDRVRASYGPAKYGRLAQIKGHYDPGNVFHRNANIKPA, encoded by the coding sequence ATGGCGGCAACGAGGAACCTGGACGGCCTGCGATCGACGTTGACGGGCGCCGTGATCACGCCCGGCGACCCGGGGTACGACACGGCGCGTGCGCTGTGGAACGGCAGCTTCGACCGCCGTCCGGCGGTGGTCGTGTGCTGCCGGTCGTCGGCGGACGTCGCGGCCGCGATCGGCTTCGCAGAGGCCAACGGGCTGGAGATCTCGGTGCGCGGCGGCGCCCACTCCTTCAGCGGTGCGTCGGCGGGCGACGAGGGGCTGACGATCCACCTGGGGGCGATGAGCTCCGTCCGGGTCGACCCGGACGACAGGCGGGCACGGGTCAGAGGGGGTGCCACGTGGGGCGACGTCGACGCAGCCACGCAGGAGCACGGGCTCGCCGTGACCGGCGGTGTGCTCAGCGACACCGGAGTGGGTGGTCTCACCCTCGGCGGCGGGATGGGCTGGCTCGCCAACCGCCACGGCCTCTCGATCGACAACCTCGAGTCGGCCGAGGTCGTGCTCGCCGACGGGAGCGTCGTCCGGGTGTCCGAGTCCGATGAGCCCGATCTCTTCTGGGCTCTGCGCGGCGGCGGCGGGAACCTCGGCGTGGTCACCGAGTTCGAGTTCCGGTTGCACCCGGTCGGCCCCGAGGTGCAGTTCGGTCTGTTGTTCTGGGAGATCGAGCGGGGCGTCGACGGACTGCGCGCCTGCCGGGAAGCTGCGCAGAGCCTGCCCTCCGACTTCGGCATCCTGATCGGCGGTGCCCTCAGCGCCCCGGAGGCGCCGTTCGTCCCCGAGGAGCACCACGGGAAGATCGGCCACGCGCTCCTCGTGGCCGGCTACGGCTCCGCCGAGGAGCACGCGGACGCGATCGCCGCCGTCCGCGAGATGTGCCCGCCCTTGTTCGAGTTCCTCACGCCGATCCCGTACGCGGCGATGCAGCAGCTGTTCGACGCAGAGCTCCGCCCAGGGATCCGGATGTACGACAAGGGCCTCTACCTCGCCGAGCTGACCGACGACGCGATCACGGTGATGACCGAGAAAGCGACCGGGAAGTCCGACCCGCTGTCGTTCATGCCGATGTTCGCGCTGCACGGCGCGGTCGCCGAGGTGGGCGACGACGCCACCGCGTACGGCGGGCTGCGCACGCCCAACTTCGTCGTCGACGTCTCGGGGGCGAGCTACGACCCGGACCGGTTCATCGCCGACCGCGAGTGGGCCCGCTCGACGTGGGACGCACTGCGTCCGCTCGCCGGGAACGCGGGGAGCTACGTCAACTTCATCTCCGAGCTGGATGACGACGATCGGGTCCGCGCTTCGTACGGACCGGCGAAGTACGGCCGGCTCGCGCAGATCAAGGGTCACTACGACCCCGGCAACGTGTTCCACCGGAACGCGAACATCAAGCCCGCCTGA
- a CDS encoding YbaK/EbsC family protein, whose protein sequence is MTDWSVLGTLQAVPALDRPDLLGDPVAHALKALDPPDAALVGVAEIDPGLADTAQFCAAYSSPLDRSANCVVVAGRRGEDTRYAACLVLATTRADVNGLVRKRLNARKASFAPMDDAVELTGMEYGGITAIGLPEGWPLLVDSAVAAAPAVVIGSGVRGSKLALPGELAARLPGAEVIEGLGR, encoded by the coding sequence GTGACCGACTGGTCCGTCCTCGGCACGCTGCAGGCAGTCCCCGCACTCGATCGGCCCGACCTCCTCGGTGACCCGGTCGCCCATGCGCTGAAGGCGCTCGACCCGCCCGACGCCGCGCTCGTCGGCGTCGCGGAGATCGACCCCGGCCTCGCCGACACCGCGCAGTTCTGCGCCGCGTACTCCTCGCCGCTCGACCGATCGGCCAACTGCGTCGTCGTGGCGGGCCGCCGCGGCGAGGACACCCGCTACGCGGCCTGCCTGGTGCTCGCCACCACGCGCGCCGACGTCAACGGGCTGGTCCGCAAGCGGCTGAACGCCCGCAAGGCCTCGTTCGCCCCGATGGACGACGCCGTGGAGCTCACCGGCATGGAATACGGCGGGATCACGGCGATCGGCCTGCCCGAGGGCTGGCCGCTCCTCGTCGACTCCGCGGTCGCGGCCGCCCCCGCCGTCGTGATCGGCAGCGGCGTCCGGGGCTCCAAGCTCGCCCTGCCCGGCGAGCTGGCGGCCCGGCTGCCCGGCGCCGAGGTCATCGAGGGCCTCGGCCGGTAG
- the lon gene encoding endopeptidase La has translation MTETLKLPVLPLADSVLLPGMVVPVRLDEPEIQAAVDAASSVDRKVLVVPRLDGKYTAVGTVAVLEQVGRLPSGERAAVVRGEGRAQIGSGVTGPGAALWVEATPVPEQPVTGRMTELAKEYKALVIGILQERGAWQVVDSVQQITDPGQLADTAGWASYLDLEQKSQLLAESDVVKRLELLLEWTKAHVAEQEVSEKIAQDVREGMEKTQREFLLRQQLAAIRKELGELDPNGGDDSADYRTRVENADLPEHVRKAALVEVGKLERASDQSPESGWIRTWLDTILDMPWTTRTEDTDNLVAARAVLDADHAGLDDVKERLIEFLAVRARRDRKGMEKVGGRGSGAVLALVGPPGVGKTSLGESVARALGRKFVRVALGGVRDEAEIRGHRRTYVGALPGRIVRAIREAGAMNPVVLLDEIDKVGSDFRGDPTAALLEVLDPAQNHTFRDHYLEVDLDLSDVLFLATANVGEAIPGPLADRMEWVQLDGYTEQEKVAIARDHLLPRQIEKAGLELSDVEFTDVALSMIAAEYTREAGVRQLERGLAKVLRKVAVKLDSGAEAPVHVDADALVGYLGRPKFTPESAERTSVPGVATGLAVTGTGGDVLFIEATAMEGDPGLTLTGQLGDVMKESVSIALSYLRSKGLAGDLATRKLHVHVPAGAVPKDGPSAGITMTTALASLASGRPVKSSVGMTGEVTLQGKVLPIGGVKQKLLAAHRAGLTDVIIPKRNEPDLDDLPESVRGELRVHPVSDVAEVLELALEPVPLTAAA, from the coding sequence ATGACAGAGACGCTGAAGCTGCCGGTGCTTCCGCTCGCCGACTCGGTGCTGTTGCCCGGCATGGTGGTTCCCGTCCGGCTCGACGAGCCGGAGATCCAGGCAGCGGTCGATGCAGCGAGCAGCGTCGACCGCAAGGTTCTCGTCGTCCCACGCCTCGACGGCAAGTACACCGCCGTCGGCACCGTCGCCGTCCTCGAGCAGGTGGGACGCCTGCCCAGCGGGGAGCGGGCGGCCGTGGTGCGCGGTGAGGGCCGGGCCCAGATCGGTTCCGGTGTCACCGGGCCTGGCGCGGCGCTGTGGGTGGAGGCCACCCCGGTGCCCGAGCAGCCCGTGACGGGCCGGATGACCGAGCTCGCCAAGGAGTACAAGGCCCTCGTCATCGGGATCCTGCAGGAGCGGGGTGCGTGGCAGGTCGTCGACTCGGTGCAGCAGATCACCGACCCCGGCCAGCTCGCCGACACCGCGGGCTGGGCCTCGTACCTCGACCTGGAGCAGAAGTCGCAGCTGCTCGCCGAGTCCGACGTGGTCAAGCGGCTCGAGCTGCTGCTGGAGTGGACGAAGGCGCACGTCGCCGAGCAGGAGGTCTCGGAGAAGATCGCGCAGGACGTCCGCGAGGGCATGGAGAAGACCCAGCGCGAGTTCCTGCTGCGCCAGCAGCTCGCCGCGATCCGCAAGGAGCTGGGCGAGCTCGACCCGAACGGAGGCGACGACTCCGCCGACTACCGCACGCGCGTGGAGAACGCCGACCTGCCCGAGCACGTGCGCAAGGCCGCGCTGGTGGAGGTCGGCAAGCTGGAGCGGGCCTCGGACCAGAGCCCGGAGTCGGGCTGGATCCGCACGTGGCTCGACACGATCCTCGACATGCCGTGGACCACGCGCACCGAGGACACCGACAACCTCGTCGCCGCCCGCGCCGTCCTGGACGCCGACCACGCCGGCCTCGACGACGTCAAGGAGCGGTTGATCGAGTTCCTCGCGGTGCGCGCGCGGCGCGACCGCAAGGGCATGGAGAAGGTCGGCGGCCGCGGTTCGGGTGCGGTGCTGGCGTTGGTCGGCCCGCCCGGCGTCGGCAAGACGTCGCTCGGCGAGTCGGTCGCGCGGGCGCTGGGCCGCAAGTTCGTCCGGGTGGCGTTGGGCGGCGTGCGGGACGAGGCCGAGATCCGCGGTCACCGGCGCACCTACGTCGGCGCGCTGCCCGGTCGGATCGTGCGGGCCATCCGCGAGGCGGGCGCGATGAACCCGGTCGTGCTGCTCGACGAGATCGACAAGGTCGGCAGCGACTTCCGCGGTGACCCGACGGCGGCGCTGCTGGAGGTCCTCGACCCCGCGCAGAACCACACGTTCCGCGACCACTACCTCGAGGTCGACCTCGACCTGTCCGACGTGCTGTTCCTCGCGACGGCCAACGTCGGCGAGGCCATCCCCGGACCGCTCGCCGACCGGATGGAGTGGGTGCAGCTCGACGGCTACACCGAGCAGGAGAAGGTCGCCATCGCCCGGGACCACCTGCTGCCGCGGCAGATCGAGAAGGCAGGCCTGGAGCTCTCGGACGTCGAGTTCACCGACGTTGCCCTGTCGATGATCGCCGCCGAGTACACCCGCGAGGCCGGTGTGCGGCAGCTGGAGCGGGGTCTGGCCAAGGTCCTGCGCAAGGTCGCCGTCAAGCTCGACTCGGGGGCCGAGGCGCCGGTCCACGTCGACGCCGACGCGCTGGTCGGCTACCTGGGACGACCGAAGTTCACGCCGGAGTCGGCCGAGCGGACGTCCGTGCCCGGCGTCGCCACCGGGCTCGCCGTCACCGGGACCGGTGGGGACGTGCTCTTCATCGAGGCCACGGCCATGGAGGGCGACCCGGGCCTCACCCTGACCGGTCAGCTGGGCGACGTGATGAAGGAGTCCGTCTCGATCGCGCTGTCCTACCTGCGGTCGAAGGGGCTCGCCGGTGACCTGGCCACGCGCAAGCTGCACGTCCACGTGCCGGCGGGCGCGGTCCCGAAGGACGGGCCGAGCGCGGGCATCACGATGACCACGGCGTTGGCGTCGCTCGCGAGCGGCCGGCCGGTGAAGTCGTCGGTGGGCATGACAGGTGAGGTCACGCTGCAGGGCAAGGTGCTGCCGATCGGCGGCGTCAAGCAGAAGCTGCTGGCCGCCCACCGCGCCGGGCTGACCGACGTGATCATCCCGAAGCGCAACGAGCCCGACCTCGACGACCTGCCGGAGTCGGTGCGCGGGGAGCTGCGGGTGCACCCGGTGTCCGACGTGGCCGAGGTGCTGGAGCTGGCCCTGGAGCCGGTGCCGCTGACCGCGGCGGCGTAG
- a CDS encoding helix-turn-helix domain-containing protein — translation MGHVVEQAGHAVGQAVDDIGAYIRSQREGAQVSLRQLARAAGVSNPYLSQVERGLRKPSAEILQQIAKGLRISAEALYVKAGILEEKPASAVTDAVLADPGLTERQKQVLLDIYQSFRREHDSSPPEE, via the coding sequence GTGGGCCACGTGGTCGAGCAAGCGGGGCACGCCGTCGGCCAGGCCGTCGACGACATCGGCGCCTACATCCGCAGCCAGCGGGAGGGCGCGCAGGTGTCGCTGCGTCAGCTCGCACGCGCCGCCGGCGTCAGCAACCCCTACCTCAGCCAGGTCGAGCGGGGGCTGCGCAAGCCGTCCGCCGAGATCCTCCAGCAGATCGCGAAGGGTCTGCGGATCTCCGCGGAGGCCCTGTACGTGAAGGCCGGGATCCTCGAAGAGAAGCCCGCGAGCGCCGTCACCGACGCCGTGCTCGCCGATCCGGGCCTGACGGAGCGCCAGAAGCAGGTGCTCCTGGACATCTACCAGTCATTCAGGCGGGAGCACGACTCGTCGCCACCAGAGGAGTGA
- a CDS encoding TetR/AcrR family transcriptional regulator, whose product MKPWSAGPWTVGASRTTLARTPCAAEPRHARSPGRGFDQTTTAEIAARAGVNERTFFRHFPDKREVLFDGEADLRGALMQAVAEAPGGPQPLEILLWAFRRAGRILEDNRPFSEPRLEVIAATPALRERELAKHASLIDAVAGALRQRDVPERLAGLAARTGWAAFHHAAEAWIDDPSQSLDAHLLHAFDDLRALSATAPPAPES is encoded by the coding sequence ATGAAGCCGTGGTCCGCGGGCCCGTGGACGGTGGGAGCGAGCCGGACGACGCTCGCGCGGACCCCGTGCGCGGCGGAGCCGAGGCACGCCCGCTCGCCCGGGCGCGGGTTCGACCAGACCACCACGGCCGAGATCGCCGCTCGGGCCGGCGTCAACGAGCGCACGTTCTTCCGGCACTTCCCGGACAAGCGGGAGGTGCTCTTCGACGGTGAGGCCGACCTGCGCGGCGCGCTGATGCAGGCGGTGGCCGAAGCGCCCGGCGGCCCGCAGCCGCTCGAGATCCTGCTCTGGGCCTTCCGGAGAGCCGGGCGGATCCTCGAGGACAACCGGCCGTTCTCCGAACCACGCCTCGAGGTCATCGCCGCGACACCAGCGCTGCGCGAACGCGAGTTGGCCAAGCACGCCTCGCTCATCGACGCCGTCGCCGGGGCGCTGCGGCAGCGCGATGTCCCCGAGCGGCTGGCCGGCCTGGCCGCTCGAACCGGGTGGGCCGCCTTCCACCACGCCGCCGAAGCGTGGATCGACGACCCCTCACAGAGCTTGGACGCGCACCTCCTCCACGCCTTCGACGATCTGCGCGCCCTCTCCGCGACCGCCCCGCCGGCCCCCGAAAGCTGA
- a CDS encoding DUF2516 family protein has product MSLLYNLDNWVLWAIWLLAIPVGGYAFVHALMQRADAFTAADKLTKPAWLGITGASALVLIVFQRGPLGSGALFWLAALVAVLVYIVDVKPAVVGVQGGGQRW; this is encoded by the coding sequence GTGAGCCTGCTGTATAACCTCGACAACTGGGTGCTGTGGGCCATCTGGCTACTCGCCATCCCGGTCGGCGGATACGCCTTCGTCCATGCTCTGATGCAGCGTGCCGACGCGTTCACCGCGGCCGACAAGCTCACCAAGCCCGCGTGGCTCGGCATCACCGGAGCCAGCGCGCTGGTGCTCATCGTCTTCCAGCGTGGTCCGCTCGGAAGCGGAGCCCTGTTCTGGCTGGCTGCGCTCGTCGCGGTGCTGGTCTACATCGTCGACGTCAAGCCGGCCGTGGTCGGCGTGCAAGGTGGTGGGCAGCGCTGGTGA
- a CDS encoding FAD-binding oxidoreductase, translating into MTQTLGGGVEDLRAVMSGTVIVPADLGYEDARRVWNADIDRRPAVIAHCAGAADVAAALRLAQAEGLEIAVRGGAHSMSGQSVVDDGIMIDLSGMRQVAVDPEARRARVGGGALLSDLDAATQAHGLAVPVGAIGHTGIGGLTLGGGMGWLSRQAGLTIDNLVSAEVVLADGRIVRASDDEHADLFWAIRGGGGNFGVVTEFEFRLHEVGPMIEFGLLFWGIEQGADALRLLRDVVPELPRSMNVIITAMSAPPAPFVPAQHHFAPGFGLLLAGFDGAEEHAAVVERLRAALPPLFDHVAPMPYVALQQLLDEANAWGLYNYEKSTLVEDLGDGVIDVLTEHLMRRSSPQSIVFIYRLDNAYCEVGEDDTAFGGTRHPQYALFGIGVAPSSEVLVAERRWSRSLWDALAPFSLGAGSYVNAMTEYEEHRVRAAYGEAKFERLARIKGVYDPGNVFHRNINIQPA; encoded by the coding sequence ATGACCCAGACACTCGGTGGCGGGGTCGAGGACCTTCGCGCTGTCATGTCCGGCACCGTCATCGTCCCCGCGGACCTGGGCTACGAGGACGCGCGGAGGGTGTGGAACGCGGACATCGACCGGAGGCCGGCGGTGATCGCGCACTGTGCCGGCGCGGCCGACGTGGCTGCCGCCCTCCGGCTGGCCCAGGCGGAGGGACTGGAGATCGCCGTCCGCGGCGGAGCGCACAGCATGTCCGGGCAGAGCGTGGTCGACGACGGGATCATGATCGACCTCAGCGGGATGCGGCAGGTGGCCGTCGACCCCGAGGCGCGGCGGGCCCGGGTGGGCGGGGGCGCCCTCCTGTCCGACCTCGACGCGGCCACCCAGGCGCACGGGCTCGCCGTGCCCGTGGGCGCGATCGGCCACACCGGGATCGGCGGGCTCACCCTCGGTGGCGGTATGGGCTGGCTGAGCCGGCAGGCCGGGTTGACGATCGACAACCTCGTCTCGGCCGAGGTCGTCCTCGCGGACGGCCGCATCGTCCGGGCGTCGGACGACGAGCACGCGGACCTCTTCTGGGCGATTCGTGGCGGGGGCGGCAACTTCGGTGTCGTGACCGAGTTCGAGTTCCGGCTGCACGAGGTCGGCCCGATGATCGAGTTCGGGCTGCTCTTCTGGGGCATCGAGCAGGGCGCGGACGCATTGCGGCTCCTGCGTGACGTCGTTCCCGAGCTGCCGCGGTCGATGAACGTGATCATCACCGCGATGAGCGCGCCGCCGGCGCCGTTCGTGCCGGCGCAGCACCACTTCGCGCCGGGGTTCGGGCTGCTGCTCGCCGGCTTCGACGGCGCCGAGGAGCACGCCGCGGTCGTGGAACGGCTGCGCGCCGCGCTGCCACCGCTCTTCGACCACGTGGCGCCCATGCCGTACGTGGCGCTGCAGCAGCTGCTCGACGAGGCCAATGCATGGGGCCTGTACAACTACGAGAAGTCGACGCTCGTCGAGGACCTCGGCGACGGCGTGATCGACGTGCTCACCGAGCACCTGATGCGCCGCAGCTCGCCGCAGTCGATCGTCTTCATCTACCGGCTGGACAACGCGTACTGCGAGGTCGGCGAGGACGACACGGCATTCGGCGGGACTCGCCACCCGCAGTACGCCCTGTTCGGCATCGGAGTGGCACCGAGCTCGGAGGTGCTGGTGGCCGAGCGTCGGTGGTCGCGGTCGTTGTGGGACGCACTGGCCCCGTTCAGCCTGGGCGCCGGTTCCTACGTCAACGCGATGACCGAGTACGAGGAGCACCGCGTGCGCGCCGCGTACGGGGAGGCGAAGTTCGAGCGGCTCGCGCGGATCAAGGGTGTCTACGACCCGGGCAACGTGTTCCACCGCAACATCAACATCCAACCCGCCTGA